A single region of the Microtus ochrogaster isolate Prairie Vole_2 chromosome 2, MicOch1.0, whole genome shotgun sequence genome encodes:
- the Psph gene encoding phosphoserine phosphatase, with amino-acid sequence MVSHCELRELICSADAVCFDVDSTVIREEGIDELAKFCGVEAAVSEMTRKAMGGALPFKDALTERLALIQPSREQVQRLLAEHPPHLTPGIRELVSRLQERNVQVFLISGGFRSIVEHVAAKLNIPTANVFANRLKFYFNGEYAGFDEMQPTAESGGKGKVIRFLKEKFHFKKIIMIGDGATDMEACPPADAFIGFGGNVIRQQVKNNAKWYITDFVELLGELEE; translated from the exons ATGGTCTCCCACTGTGAGCTGAGGGAACTCATCTGCTCAGCAGATGCGGTGTGCTTTGACGTCGACAGCACAGTCATCCGAGAGGAAGGCATTGATGAGCTGGCCAAATTCTGTGGTGTGGAGGCGGCTGTGTCTGAAAT GACACGGAAAGCCATGGGAGGAGCATTGCCTTTCAAAGATGCGCTCACTGAACGCCTGGCACTGATCCAGCCCTCCAGGGAGCAGGTGCAAAGGCTCCTAGCTGAGCACCCTCCACACCTGACCCCCGGGATAAG GGAACTGGTCAGTCGCCTACAGGAGCGCAATGTGCAGGTGTTCCTCATATCTGGTGGCTTTAGGAGTATCGTGGAGCATGTTGCTGCGAAGCTCAATATCCCAACAGCCAACGTATTTGCCAATAGGCTGAAATTCTACTTCAATG GTGAATACGCAGGTTTTGATGAGATGCAGCCAACAGCCGAGTCTGGTGGGAAAGGAAAGGTTATTcgatttttaaaggaaaaattccaCTTTAAGAAAATAATCATGATTGGAGATGGAGCTACAGACATGGAAGCCTGCCCTCCCGCC GATGCTTTCATTGGGTTTGGAGGAAATGTGATCAGGCAACAAGTCAAGAACAACGCCAAGTGGTACATCACTGACTTTGTTGAGCTCTTGGGAGAACTGGAAGAATAG